In Gossypium arboreum isolate Shixiya-1 chromosome 6, ASM2569848v2, whole genome shotgun sequence, the following are encoded in one genomic region:
- the LOC108483913 gene encoding uncharacterized protein At2g24330-like, producing MAEDKGIPDGETKESSPPLPVVKKKGKGLLSRIWNAIFRIHGDDFEKRLEHISKEEAAVLSRMKRRSQTWRRMIRNLIAFSVILEVVAVSYAIMTTRSVDLNWKMRAFRVLPMFLLPAFSSVAYSAFVSFTRMCDRRDQKTLERLRAERQEKIDELKEKTNYYTTQQLIQRYDPDPAAKAAAATVLASKLGADSGLKVYVGDESEYNVPGGKSHDVEVVPSSGIRKRKQLHTRSSSAGSTPLLHSDEEIPHSAGMEGPRASEHGQLVVVDHHYPQGPASHDGGWLARIAALLVGEDPTQSYALICGNCHMHNGLARKEDFPYITYYCPHCQALNRPKQMEEHVSKSSSPSMKAVKSEGSGDATGDVSESSSPVAARAAGHEIKEVTEKVVG from the exons ATGGCGGAGGACAAAGGCATTCCAGACGGTGAAACCAAAGAATCCAGTCCCCCGCTGCCGGTGGTAAAGAAGAAAGGCAAGGGACTTCTCTCCCGCATTTGGAATGCAATCTTTAGGATTCACGGGGACGATTTCGAGAAGAGGCTTGAACACATTTCCAAGGAAGAGGCCGCTGTCCTCTCGAGAATGAAAAGAAGATCCCAGACCTGGAGGAGAATGATTCGGAATCTCATTGCCTTTTCTGTCATTTTGGAG GTTGTTGCAGTTTCTTATGCCATCATGACAACAAGATCTGTGGACTTGAACTGGAAGATGAGGGCATTTCGAGTTTTGCCAATGTTCCTTTTGCCTGCTTTTTCGTCTGTTGCTTATTCTGCATTTGTAAGCTTCACAAGGATGT GTGATCGCAGGGACCAGAAAACTCTAGAAAGACTTCGAGCTGAAAGGCAAGAAAAAATTGATGAACTTAAGGAGAAGACAAATTATTACACTACACAACAGCTTATTCAG AGATATGATCCTGATCCAGCAGCAAAGGCTGCTGCTGCAACTGTCCTGGCATCTAAGTTGGGAGCAGATTCAGGTTTGAAGGTCTATGTTGGAGATGAATCTGAGTATAATGTGCCAGGGGGGAAGAGCCATGATGTTGAGGTAGTGCCATCAAGTGGAATTCGGAAACGAAAGCAACTACACACTAGATCCAGTAGTGCAGGAAGCACTCCATTGCTTCATTCTGATGAAGAAATACCTCATTCTGCAGGGATGGAGGGTCCTCGAGCTTCTGAGCATGGTCAACTGGTTGTAGTTGATCATCACTATCCACAGGGACCAGCCTCACATGATGGGGGATGGCTTGCTCGAATCGCTGCCTTGCTTGTGGGTGAAGATCCAACACAGTCTTATGCTCTCATATGTGGCAACTGCCATATGCACAATG GACTTGCCAGGAAGGAGGATTTCCCATACATAACGTATTACTGCCCACACTGCCAAGCCCTGAACAGGCCAAAACAAATGGAAGAGCATGTTTCTAAGTCAAGCTCCCCTAGTATGAAGGCAGTGAAATCAGAAGGAAGTGGTGATGCCACTGGTGATGTGAGTGAGAGCAGCAGCCCTGTGGCTGCCAGAGCTGCTGGTCATGAGATTAAGGAAGTAACTGAAAAAGTAGTTGGATAA